From the uncultured Methanomethylovorans sp. genome, the window CACAAGTGGAATTTAACAGGGGTACATTGCAATGATGGCACCAGAAAAGATGATGCTGAAGATTGACACTATGCTGTTTCCAGGACCTGGAAGGACTTTTTTGAACCCGCGCATTTGCAGGTTTTCCTAGTGAAGAGTTCCTGTTGGAAGAAAAAGATCTGTTTTGTGGTTTCATACTGGTGTATTTAAAAAAGAATTGACCGGTTATACGGTCATTTTTTAAGGTATTCATTGATTGTCTGAGCAGCGAGCTTCCCTGCACCCATAGCACTGATCACAGTTGCTGCGCCTGTGACAACATCCCCACCTGCACATACACCTGCCATAGAGCTCATGGCTGAATCGTCTACAACGATAGTGCCTTTGGAAGTGGATTTAAGGCCCTTGGAACCTGAGAATATGATTGGGTTTGGAGATGTGCCTATGGCAATTATCACAGTATCGGCCTCGACCTCATGCTCTGAACCTTTCATTGGCATAGGTTTCCTGCGGCCTGATGCATCAGGCTCACCAAGGTCCATCCTTATACATTCCACACTCTTAACCTTCATTTTGTCATCACCCAAAATACGTACAGGATTTGTGAGCAGCCTGAAGACTATGCCTTCTTCCTTAGCATTCTCGACTTCTTCTCTGCGTGCGGGCAGTTCATCTTCTCCACGGCGATAGACGATGCTAACCTCATCAGCACCCAGCCTCAGAGCACACCTTGCAGCATCCATTGCCACATTTCCACCGCCCACAACTATGACCTTCTTACCACGCTTTATTGGTGTGTCATATTCAGGGAAACAGAAAGCTTTCATCAGATTTACACGGGTCAAAAACTCATTTGCAGAATAAACCCCATTGAAATTCTCTCCTTCAATACCCATAAAATTTGGAAGCCCTGCACCTGTACCCAGGAATACGGCATCGAAATCTTCACTTAGTTCATCCAGAGTCTTAATCCTGCCAATGATATAGTCTACTTTTATGTCCACTCCGAGCTGTTTAATGTATTCGATTTCCTGGCGTACTATCGCTTTAGGAAGACGAAACTCGGGGATACCGTAGGTTAGTACTCCTCCGGGCTCATGAAGTGATTCGAAAATGGTCACGGAATGACCGGCTTTTGCAAGATCAGCAGCAGCAGTAAGTCCTGCGGGACCTGAACCCACTACAGCCACGTGTTTACCAGTGGACTTTGCTTTCTGAGGAGATTCAACACCTTTAGCGCTCTCATGGTCTGCAGCAAAACGCTCAAGGCGGCCTATGGCTATAGGCTGCTCTTTCTTTGCAAGCACACAGTATTCTTCACACTGCACTTCCTGAGGACAAACACGTCCGCACACTGCAGGAAGAGAATTGGTGAGTTTAATGATCCTGATAGCTGCATCGAAATCACGTTCAGAAACACTGGCTATGAAAGCCGGGATATCGATATTAACAGGACATCCCTGCACACATTTTGGATCTTTACATTGAAGGCAGCGTGCAGCTTCAGCAATTGCTTGCTCTTCAGTGTACCCCAGCGCCACTTCATTGAAAGTCTTACGCCTTTCAGCAGGATCCTGTACTGGCATAGGCTGTCTGATTGCCATTAATACCCACCTTCACATTTACATTCATGTTTCTTAAGAGAACTGCTTTCTTCATCTCTGTAAACTGCCAGACGGCTCATGAGTAAATTAAAATCAACTTTATGTCCATCGAACTCAGGCCCGTCCACACAGGCAAACCTGGTCTCGCCGCCTACTGAAACGCGGCAGCCACCACACATGCCTGTACCATCGATCATTATGGGATTAAGACTTACAATGGTCTGAACCCCAAAGGGCTTTGTGACACCTGTCACAGCCCGCATCATAATGGGTGGGCCAATTGCTACTACCCTATCCACATGTTCACCATTTTGCAGCATTTTTTGTAGCACATCGGTAACAAAACCATGATGACCTTTTGTACCGTCATCTGTACAGATATGGAGTTCATCACATACTCCCTGCATTTCTTCTTCAAGGATCAGCAAATTCTCATTCCTGGCACCTATAATAGATATTACTTTATTGCCTGCAGCCTTGTAGGCTCTTGCCTGAGGATAAACAGGAGCAACACCCACTCCTCCCCCAACAAGTACAACAGTACCCAGTTTCTCTATTTCGGAGGGAGTACCCAACGGTCCTACAAAGTCCTCAAGTTCGTCCTGAGCTCTTAGAGCAGCCAGCCGTTTGGTAGTCTTACCCATTTCCTGGAAAATAATTGTCACTGAACCTTCCACAACATTGTAATCTGCAATGGTAAGAGGAATTCTTTCACTTTGTTCATCAATTCTGATTATCACAAATTGCCCGGGCTTTGCAGCCCTTGCCACATCTGGTGCAAGTACTTTCATCAAGTGTACCTGCTGAACCATATCACGTTTCTCAATTATCCTGTATGACATTCGATCACATTTTGAACTGTATTGGAAGATTATGGTGGATAGGATAATATTAATAGTACTTAAGAATTCAGTTACCCATGTTTGCTTAAAACATGCGGCAATTTAAATATGATGTTGCATATAAATTTTGAGTAATACAACTACTTACATAGGAATATTATTTACGAGTGATCGGGACAATAATATAGAGAGGACAAAAAGTGCAGGTATCTATTGTTCTTCCCACATATAACGAAAAAGAGAATTTGACCCTGGTAATACAAAAACTCTTGAATGTCTTTGATGACAATCGGGTAAAGGGGAATATAATAATTGTAGACGATAATTCCCCAGATAACACAGGAATACTGGCAGATCAAATTGCTAAGAGAGAGGATAGAGTACAAGTCATACACCGAGAAGGAAAAATGGGACTTGGGACTGCATACGTAACTGGCTTCAAGCATGCACTTGAAAATAATATGGCAGATCTTGTATTCTCTATGGACTGTGATCAATCACATGATCCCGCATATATTCCTGATTTTATTGATATGCATCTAAAAGGATACGATATAGTGGTCGGTTCCAGGTATATATCAGGAGGCGGAGTTGAGAACTGGGGAATACACCGACGTATCATGAGCAAGGGTGCAAACCTGCTATCAAGCACTGTACTTGGGATCAAGGTAAAAGATATGACCACTGGCTACAGGTGCTACGCAGGAACAGTGCTAAAAGACATAAATATGGACTCGATTACATCCAATGGGTATTCATTTCTTGAAGAAATACTGTTCATGTGCAATAAAAGGGGTTTCATCATTGGAGAAACACCTATAGTGTTCATTGATAGAACTCTTGGAAGCTCCAAGCTATCTAA encodes:
- a CDS encoding polyprenol monophosphomannose synthase, which gives rise to MQVSIVLPTYNEKENLTLVIQKLLNVFDDNRVKGNIIIVDDNSPDNTGILADQIAKREDRVQVIHREGKMGLGTAYVTGFKHALENNMADLVFSMDCDQSHDPAYIPDFIDMHLKGYDIVVGSRYISGGGVENWGIHRRIMSKGANLLSSTVLGIKVKDMTTGYRCYAGTVLKDINMDSITSNGYSFLEEILFMCNKRGFIIGETPIVFIDRTLGSSKLSKNEMWKFFLTLIRLKLK
- the gltA gene encoding NADPH-dependent glutamate synthase — protein: MAIRQPMPVQDPAERRKTFNEVALGYTEEQAIAEAARCLQCKDPKCVQGCPVNIDIPAFIASVSERDFDAAIRIIKLTNSLPAVCGRVCPQEVQCEEYCVLAKKEQPIAIGRLERFAADHESAKGVESPQKAKSTGKHVAVVGSGPAGLTAAADLAKAGHSVTIFESLHEPGGVLTYGIPEFRLPKAIVRQEIEYIKQLGVDIKVDYIIGRIKTLDELSEDFDAVFLGTGAGLPNFMGIEGENFNGVYSANEFLTRVNLMKAFCFPEYDTPIKRGKKVIVVGGGNVAMDAARCALRLGADEVSIVYRRGEDELPARREEVENAKEEGIVFRLLTNPVRILGDDKMKVKSVECIRMDLGEPDASGRRKPMPMKGSEHEVEADTVIIAIGTSPNPIIFSGSKGLKSTSKGTIVVDDSAMSSMAGVCAGGDVVTGAATVISAMGAGKLAAQTINEYLKK
- a CDS encoding sulfide/dihydroorotate dehydrogenase-like FAD/NAD-binding protein; the protein is MSYRIIEKRDMVQQVHLMKVLAPDVARAAKPGQFVIIRIDEQSERIPLTIADYNVVEGSVTIIFQEMGKTTKRLAALRAQDELEDFVGPLGTPSEIEKLGTVVLVGGGVGVAPVYPQARAYKAAGNKVISIIGARNENLLILEEEMQGVCDELHICTDDGTKGHHGFVTDVLQKMLQNGEHVDRVVAIGPPIMMRAVTGVTKPFGVQTIVSLNPIMIDGTGMCGGCRVSVGGETRFACVDGPEFDGHKVDFNLLMSRLAVYRDEESSSLKKHECKCEGGY